A stretch of the Sphingomonas sp. CL5.1 genome encodes the following:
- a CDS encoding DEAD/DEAH box helicase — protein MSFADLGLSDELLRAVTDTGYTEPTPIQASAIPSVLMMRDIIGIAQTGTGKTASFVLPMIDILAHGRSRARMPRSLILEPTRELAAQVAENFEKYGKYHKLSMALLIGGVQMGDQVKALEKGVDVLIATPGRLMDLFERGKILLTGCNLLVIDEADRMLDMGFIPDIETICTKLPTSRQTLLFSATMPPPIKKLADRFLSNPKTIEVARPATTNINIAQWLVPVKGSAFDKRDTLRRLLKTEEVRTAIIFCNRKTTVRELNKSLKKHGFASGEIHGDMEQPARIAELERFKQGDINILVASDVAARGLDIKGVSHVFNFDAPWHPDDYVHRIGRTGRAGATGIAYTFVSADDAENIENIEKLTGQKIARVEAPAAEPEEDRPAREERPRRRGRAERPAEQQAEQEAPARASRRPEPRRRREEPRDDTPDDGWNGPVPGFLSVSIDG, from the coding sequence ATGAGCTTTGCCGATCTCGGCCTGTCAGACGAACTGCTTCGCGCCGTAACCGACACGGGTTACACCGAACCGACGCCTATCCAGGCGTCCGCCATCCCTTCCGTGCTGATGATGCGCGACATCATCGGCATCGCGCAGACGGGGACGGGCAAGACCGCCTCGTTCGTGCTGCCGATGATCGACATCCTCGCCCACGGCCGCAGCCGCGCGCGGATGCCGCGCAGCCTGATCCTGGAGCCCACGCGCGAGCTGGCGGCGCAGGTCGCCGAGAATTTCGAGAAGTACGGCAAATACCACAAGCTCTCGATGGCGCTGCTGATCGGCGGGGTGCAGATGGGCGATCAGGTGAAGGCGCTGGAAAAGGGCGTCGACGTGCTGATCGCCACGCCCGGCCGCCTCATGGACCTGTTCGAGCGCGGCAAGATCCTGCTCACCGGCTGCAACCTGCTCGTCATCGACGAGGCGGACCGGATGCTCGACATGGGCTTCATCCCGGATATCGAGACGATCTGCACCAAGCTGCCCACCAGCCGGCAGACGCTGCTGTTCTCCGCAACGATGCCGCCGCCGATCAAGAAGCTGGCGGACCGCTTCCTCAGCAATCCGAAGACGATCGAGGTCGCGCGGCCCGCCACCACCAACATCAACATCGCGCAATGGCTGGTGCCGGTGAAGGGATCGGCGTTCGACAAGCGCGACACGCTGCGCCGCCTGCTGAAAACCGAGGAGGTGCGCACCGCGATCATCTTCTGCAACCGAAAGACGACCGTCCGCGAGCTGAACAAGAGCCTGAAGAAGCACGGTTTCGCCTCGGGCGAAATCCACGGCGACATGGAGCAGCCGGCGCGGATCGCCGAGCTGGAGCGGTTCAAGCAGGGCGACATCAACATCCTCGTCGCCTCCGACGTCGCCGCGCGCGGGCTGGACATCAAGGGCGTCAGCCACGTCTTCAACTTCGACGCGCCGTGGCACCCGGACGATTACGTCCACCGCATCGGCCGCACCGGCCGCGCCGGGGCTACCGGCATCGCCTATACGTTCGTCAGCGCCGACGACGCCGAGAATATCGAGAATATCGAGAAACTCACCGGCCAGAAGATCGCGCGCGTCGAGGCGCCGGCCGCCGAGCCGGAAGAGGATCGCCCGGCGCGCGAGGAGCGGCCGCGCCGCCGGGGCCGCGCCGAACGGCCCGCCGAACAGCAGGCCGAACAGGAAGCGCCCGCCCGCGCCAGCCGCCGGCCGGAGCCGCGCCGCCGCCGCGAGGAACCGCGCGACGATACGCCCGACGACGGCTGGAACGGCCCCGTCCCCGGCTTCCTGAGCGTCTCGATCGACGGGTGA
- a CDS encoding FAD-binding oxidoreductase encodes MTPAQIRLLDALAGTLPPRAIVTDRDAIAPLETDWRGRWHGHAPLLFLPGSTAEVSAIVAAAAALRVPLVPQGGNTSMVGGATPPADGSAAILSTRRMNAIRRLDADAGLAVAEAGVILSDLHAAALGVGRRFPLSLGAKGSATVGGLVSTNAGGTQVLRFGTMRGLVAGIEAVLPDGQVHDGLAALKKDNRGYDLTQLLIGGEGTLGVVTAATLRLVPAVAARAVAWVGLADPAAALALLRRFQAASEDVESFELLPAESLGAVLRHIPGTRAPLAGEHPWHALIELTAADTARELPAAVIERVLAAALADGLVADATIAASEAQAEAFWRIRESISEAERATGPAAQHDISVPVEAMPRFMVEAAAACEARFPGSSASGFGHLGDGNVHFHVRAPAGVDARRWFAEEAPVVTSFVDDLVVAAGGSISAEHGIGQMKLGELERLSAPARMTALRAIKAALDPHGIMNPGKLVALAPGGAGE; translated from the coding sequence ATGACACCCGCCCAGATACGCCTGCTCGATGCGCTTGCCGGCACGCTCCCGCCGCGCGCGATCGTCACCGACCGCGACGCGATCGCGCCGCTGGAGACCGACTGGCGCGGCCGCTGGCACGGCCATGCGCCGCTGCTTTTCCTGCCCGGCTCGACCGCCGAAGTGTCCGCCATCGTTGCCGCGGCGGCCGCGCTTCGCGTGCCGCTGGTGCCGCAGGGCGGGAACACCTCGATGGTCGGCGGCGCGACGCCGCCGGCGGACGGCAGCGCGGCGATCCTCTCGACGCGGCGGATGAACGCGATCCGGCGGCTGGATGCCGATGCGGGGCTGGCGGTGGCGGAGGCCGGGGTGATCCTGTCCGATCTCCATGCCGCCGCGCTCGGCGTCGGGCGGCGCTTCCCGCTGTCGCTGGGGGCGAAGGGATCGGCGACGGTCGGCGGCCTCGTCTCCACCAACGCCGGCGGCACCCAGGTGCTGCGCTTCGGCACGATGCGCGGGCTGGTCGCGGGGATCGAGGCGGTGCTGCCCGACGGGCAGGTCCACGACGGGCTGGCGGCGTTGAAGAAGGACAATCGCGGCTATGACCTCACGCAATTGCTGATCGGCGGGGAGGGGACGCTGGGCGTCGTCACCGCCGCCACGCTGCGGCTGGTGCCGGCGGTCGCGGCGCGCGCGGTGGCGTGGGTCGGGTTGGCCGATCCGGCGGCGGCGCTGGCGTTGCTGCGGCGCTTCCAGGCGGCGAGCGAGGATGTGGAGAGCTTCGAGCTGCTTCCGGCGGAATCGCTCGGCGCGGTGCTGCGCCATATTCCCGGCACCCGCGCGCCGCTGGCGGGCGAGCATCCGTGGCACGCGCTGATCGAGCTGACCGCCGCCGACACCGCGCGCGAGCTGCCCGCCGCCGTGATCGAGCGCGTGCTGGCCGCCGCGCTCGCCGACGGGCTGGTCGCGGACGCCACGATCGCGGCGAGCGAGGCGCAGGCGGAAGCCTTCTGGCGCATCCGCGAATCGATCTCCGAGGCGGAGCGCGCCACCGGCCCCGCCGCGCAGCATGACATCTCGGTCCCGGTCGAGGCGATGCCGCGCTTCATGGTCGAGGCGGCGGCGGCGTGCGAGGCACGGTTTCCGGGCAGCAGCGCCTCCGGCTTCGGCCATCTCGGCGACGGCAACGTCCACTTCCATGTCCGCGCGCCGGCCGGGGTCGATGCGCGACGCTGGTTCGCGGAGGAAGCGCCGGTGGTGACGAGCTTCGTTGACGATCTGGTGGTCGCGGCGGGCGGCTCGATCTCCGCCGAGCACGGCATCGGCCAGATGAAGCTCGGCGAGCTGGAGCGGTTGTCCGCGCCCGCGCGGATGACGGCGCTGCGCGCGATCAAGGCGGCGCTCGATCCGCATGGCATCATGAACCCCGGCAAGCTCGTGGCGCTTGCGCCCGGCGGCGCGGGCGAATAG